The following nucleotide sequence is from Myxococcota bacterium.
CGTCTCCGCGTCGCCGCCGTACTCACCGCTGAACAGGACCGTCACCATGTCCGTGCCGTAGCCCAGCTGCCAGATGAAGTCCTTGATGCCGTCGACGTCCGCCTGGTTGGGCGCGATGCCGTTCACCGCGCCGACCATCCAGCTCAGGCCACCCGCCTCGCCCGAGAGCTTCACGCCGATCTGGTCGAACGGCTGCATGCCGTTGAACGTGAAGCCGCGGGTGATGTTGATGTTCTTCGTCGTGTCGACCACTTCGTAGCCGATGTGCGTGAAGAACTTGCCGGCGGTCAGCTTGATGCCGCTGTTCTCGTACTCGAGGTAGGCCTGGCCGACGTACAGCGCGTTGCCGTTGCCGACGAAGCCCGTGCCGAGCACCTCGGCCGTGGCGCCGTAGACGAGGTCGATCCCGAAGCCGACCGGGCTCTCGTCCGAGGTCGACCGCGACATCGACAGCCAGACCTGGTCCAGCTGGATCGAGTTGTGGTCGGGGTGGAACGGGTTCATGCCCGCGACCGAGTTGGCGCCGTTCGAGCCGACCGGTCCGCCGGGACCACTTCCGGGCGTGTCCGTGTTGTAGAAGTACGACGTGGCGATCGATCCCGAGAAGTCCGTCTTCTCGAGGAACGATGCGAGCGCCGAGAGCGAGCTGCGCTCTTCGAGGCCGGCACCCCGGATCACGCTGTTCTGCTCCTCGATCCGCGACTGCTGCTGGTCGACCTGATCCTGCAGCTTCATGACGATCTCTCGCATCTGGCGGAGCTCGGATTCCACCGAGTCATCCGCTGCGGTCGCAGGGCCGACCGCGAGCGCGGCGACCGCCGCGCCCATTCCGAGGACTCGCGCACGAGTCCATGCACTGGAGCGCATCAAGACCACCTCCTGGTTGTGGTGACAGCGACTTGCTCCCCCCCATAGGAGCAATCGCCGTGCCCGGATGTAGCAGCTCGGCACGTCTTCGCCTAGAGCTGCATCTTTCGGCCCAACCGTGTGGATTCCCGACACTTCTCGTGCCCGTCAAGGAGTCGTCGAACGCCTGTGAAACGGGCACGGACCGGCCCGCCGCGGCGGGATCCTTGCGGGATCGGCGGGAGTGTGCTCGCTCGCGGTGCCGGCGGCGCGGTGTGGCCTACGCGGCGCCGAGGTTGCGCGCGAGGCGCGGCAGCGGGTCCTCGACGTTCGGCTCGAACGGCCGGCCCGTGACGGTCTCGAACGTCTCGATGTAGCGGCGCGCCGCCTCGCAGCGGACGTCGTCCGGGATCGACGGCGGCGGGCCGTCCCCCTTGTAGCCGCGCTCGCCGAGCCACAGGCGCAGGTACTCCTTGTCGAGCGCGGGCGGGCTCTCGCCCCGCGACATCGCGCGGTCGTACCCGTCGCGATACCAGTACCGCGACGAGTCGGGCGTGTGGATCTCGTCGATCACCACGATGCGCCCGTTCTCGTCGAGCCCCATCTCGTACTTCGTGTCGACGAGGACGAGCCCGCGGCTCTCGGCGAACTCCTGCCCCATGCGGAAGAGCGCGTGGCCGATGCGCGCCGCCTCGTCGTACAGCTCCGCCGTGATCGCACCGCTCGCGATCAGCTCCTCGCGCGACGCGAGCTCGTCGTGCTCGCCCTGCTCGGCCTTCGTCGTCGGCGTGAGCAGCGGCTCGGGCAGCCGTTCGTGCCGCTTCATGCCGTCGCGCAGCGCGTGGCCGCAGTACGTGCGCTCGCCGCGCTCGTACGCCGTCCAGATCGACGTGCTCGACGACCCCGTCAGGTAGCCGCGGAACACGAACTCGACCGGCAGGATGCGGCACTCCTTCACGATCGAGACGCAGGGGTCGGGCACCTCGATCAGGTGGTGCGGCGCGATCCCCGACACCTTGTCGAACCAGAAGGCGGCCGTCTGGTTCAGCACCTGGCCCTTGAGCGGGATCGTGCCGAGCACGACGTCGAACGCGCTCACGCGGTCGGTGACGACGATGGTGCGGCGCCCGTCCGCGACGTAGCTGTCGCGCACCTTGCCTTCGATGCGCCGTCCGAGGTTCGTGAAGTCCGTGCGCTCCAGCGTCTTGTCGCAGAGTGCTCGCAGATCGCCGAGGTCGATGCCCACGCGCGTCTCCTGCCGCCGTCGATCGCGCGGAGGCGCGGGTGGGGGGCGGCGTTCGAGGGAAGGGGAGGTCGCCGCGCATTGAAACCCGCGTGCGCGGCCGGGGCAAGCGCGCGGCGGGTAGACTCGCGCGCGACATGGGTGGCGAAGAGCGCGGGGAGCGGAGGACGGGCCGTGCGGGCGCACCGGGCGGGGGGCGGTGGCGCGGCCGCGCGGGCCGCCTCGCGGACGCCGCTTCGCCCGCCCTCGCCGGTCTCCTCGTCGACGCGACCGACCTCGCGACGTTCGGTCCGCTCGGGCTCGCGATCGGTGGCCTGGCGGGCGCGCTCGTCGGCTGGCAGGTCGCGCCGCGCCTCGGCCTCGCGGAGCGTCGCTGGCTGCCGAGCCTGCTCGCGGGCGTGTACTGCATGGCGCCCGGCACGTCCTTCGTGCCGCTCGCGACGCTGCTCGCCGTCGCCGGCAGCCTGCTCGGCGCGATCCCGAAGGACGCGGCGCCCGCTCGCGGCGACGCCATCGAGGCGGAGTTCCGCGTGCGCGAGGAGCCGGGCGAGCGCGCGCCGGATTGAGGCCCGCCGCGCGGCCGCGACCGCGCCGGGCGTTTGACCGCGCCCGCTGTCCTCGGGTATGCTGCGCGCCGCTCCCAGGCCGCACAACTCCGCGAAATCAAAGGCGTAACGCGGTGAGCAGCGCTCGCCGCGCACGCCCGACGGCCCGTCCTCCGCAGGCGGGCGTGGCTCCGGCGCTCCCCGCATCCAACGTGGGCGGCGGCGGGGCGCGAGAGGTCCCCCAGCCTTGTTCGCCGTGATCCAGTTTCCCGGCTCGAACGACGACCGCGACATGGTGTTCGCGCTGAAGAGCGTGCTCGGCGCCGACGCGCGCCTCGTCTGGCACCGCGATGCCACGCTCCCGCCCGGCACGCAGGGCGTGCTGCTGCCCGGCGGGTTCTCGTACGGCGACTACCTGCGCTGCGGGGCGATGGCGCGCTTCTCGCCGATCGTCGCCGACGTGATGCGCTTCGCGGCCCATGGCGGCCCCGTGCTCGGCACGTGCAACGGCTTCCAGATCCTGTGCGAGGCGGGACTGCTGCCGGGCGTGCTCGTGCGCAACCACCATCTCCACTTCGTCTGCGAGCCCGTGCACGTGCGCGTCGAGAACGCGCGGGCGCCCTTCGCCTCGCGCACGCGCGCGGGCGAGGTGCTGCGCATCCCGATCAAGCACGGCGAGGGCGCGTACACCGCGACGCCCGAGCAGGTCGCGGCGCTCGAGGCGGGCGGCCAGGTCGTGCTCCGCTACTGCGAGCCGGACGGTCGCGTGACCCCGGCCGCCAACCCGAACGGCTCGGTCGGCAACATCGCCGGCATCACGAACGCCGCGGGCAACGTCTTCGGCCTGATGCCGCACCCCGAGCACGCGGTCGAGGCCGCGATCGGCGGCACCGACGGTGCGAAGCTGCTCGGCTCGCTCGTCGACTTCGCGCGGAGGGCGTCGGCGTGAGCGGCGGCGACGCGAAGCGGAGCGCGCCCGCGGAGCCGGTGGTCGACCTCGCGCTCGCGCGCGAGCACGGCCTCACCGACGACGAGTACGCGAAGGTGCTCGAGATCCTCGGGCGCACGCCGACGTTCCCGGAGCTCGGGATCTTCTCGGTGATGTGGTCCGAGCACTGCTCGTACAAGTCGAGCAAGAAGTACCTGCGCGGGCTGCCCACGCGCGGCGAGCACGTGCTGCAGGGGCCCGGCGAGAACGCGGGCGCGGTGGCGATCGGCGAGGGGCTCGCCGCGATCTTCAAGATCGAGAGCCACAACCACCCGTCGTTCATCGAGCCCAAGCAGGGCGCCGCGACGGGCGTCGGCGGCATCCTGCGCGACATCTTCACGATGGGCGCGCGGCCGGTCGCCTCGATGGACTCGATCCGCTTCGGCCCGCTCGAGGATCCGCTGCACCAGCGGCTGCTCGAGGGCGTCGTCGACGGCATCGGCGGCTACGGCAACCCGGTGGGCGTCGCGACGGTCGGCGGCGAGACCACCTTCCACCGATGCTATGCGGGCAACATCCTCGTCAACGCCTTCAACCTCGGCGTGGTCGAGGCGAGCCGCATCTTCCTCGGGACGGCGTCGGGCGTCGGCAACCCGGTGATCTACGCCGGCAGCAGGACCGGCCGCGACGGCATCCACGGCGCGAGCCTGCTCGCCTCGGCCGAGTTCGACGAGGAGACGGCCGAGAAGCGCCCGACCGTGCAGGTCGGCGACCCGTTCACGGAGAAGTGCCTGATCGAGGCGTGCCTCGAGCTCATGCGCGGCGACGCGGTCGTCGGCATCCAGGACATGGGCGCCGCCGGTCTCACGTGCTCGTCGTTCGAGATGGCGGACCGCGCGGGCACGGGCATCGAGATGGACCTCGACCGCGTTCCGCAGCGCGCGCGCGACATGACGCCGTACGAGATGCTGCTCTCCGAGAGCCAGGAGCGCATGCTGCTCGTCGCCGAGCGCGGCCGCGAACGCGAGGTGTGCGAGGCGTTCGAGCGCTGGGGCCTCGACGCGGTCGTCGTCGGCCGCGTCACCGACGACGGACGCATGCGCGTGCGCTGGCACGGCGAGACGGTGGTCGACATCCCGGTGGCACCGGTGTCGGGGAGCGCGCCCGTGCTCGACCGCCCGACGCGCGAGCCGGCGACCCTGCGCGAGCGCCAGAAGCTCGACCTCGCGAGCGTCGCGCCCGAGGAGGACCCGGCCGGCGCGCTCGAGGCGCTGCTCGACTCGCCGAACCTCGGCTCGAAGGAGTGGGTCTACCGCCAGTACGACCAGCTCGTGCAGGGCAACACGGTGGTCGCGCCCGGCGGCGACGCCGCCGTCGTGCGCGTGAAGCGCGACGACGGGACGGCGACGCGCATCGGGCTCGCGATGGCCGTCGACTGCAACCCGCGCTTCTGCTGGCTCGACCCGTACGAGGGCACGCGCGCCGCGGTGGCGGAGGCGGCGCGCAACGTCGCGTGCACGGGCGCGCGCCCGCTCGCGGCGACGAACTGCCTGAACTTCGGCAACCCCGAGAAGCCCGAGATCATGTGGGAGTTCGCCGAGGCCGTGCGCGGGCTCGGCGACGCGTGCGAGGCGCTCGGCGTTCCCGTCATCTCCGGCAACGTGTCCTTCTACAACGAGACGCTCGGCACCGCGATCTTCCCGACGCCGACCGTCGCGATCGTCGGGCGGCTCGACGACTGGGAGCGGCACGCCGTCTCGCACTTCCCGCGCGAAGGGCTCGACGTCGTGCTGCTCGGCGAGACGCGCGAGGAGCTCGGCGGGAGCGAGTGGCTCGCGCTGCGCCGCGGGCTCGAGGCGGGCGCGCCGCCGCACGTCGACCTCGACCACGAGCGGCGGCTCGGGCGCGTGCTCGCGGAGGGCGTGCGCGACGGCGTGATCGCGTCGGCACACGACGTGTCGAACGGCGGCCTCGCCGTGGCGCTCGCCGAGTGCTGCTTCACTGCGCGCGACGTGCGCACGGGCGTCGAGGTCGAGCTCGGCGAGCCGTTCCGCCCCGACGCCGTGCTGTTCGGCGAGAGCACGGGGCGCGTGGTCGCGAGCTGCGAGGATGCGAGCGCGCTCGTCGCGCTCGCGGCGCGGCACGGCGTGCCGGCCGCGCGCATCGGACGCACGGGCGGTGCGCGGCTCGTCGTGCGCTCGGCGCGTTCAGGCGAGACGTGGATCGACCGAGAGGTCGAAGCACTGCGGTCGATCTGGGCGCGCGCGATCCCGCGGCGCCTCGCGCGAGGCGGAGACGGTCGATGAGGCACGACGTGGTGCGCGAACGCTGTGCCCGTCTCGCCGATGCGCACCGCGCCGATCGCTTCCACGACGAGTGCGGCGTCTTCGGCATCTGGGGCCACGAGGAAGCCGCCCACATCACGTATCTCGGTCTCTATGCGCTGCAGCACCGCGGCCAGGAGGCGTGCGGGATCGTCGCGTCGAACGGGCACGAGCACATCGCGCACCGCGCGCAGGGCCTCGTCGCGGACACGTTCGGCGAAGGCACGCTGCAGCGCCTCGCCGGCCGTCACGCGATCGGCCACGTGCGCTACTCGACCGCCGGCG
It contains:
- a CDS encoding outer membrane beta-barrel protein, which gives rise to MESELRQMREIVMKLQDQVDQQQSRIEEQNSVIRGAGLEERSSLSALASFLEKTDFSGSIATSYFYNTDTPGSGPGGPVGSNGANSVAGMNPFHPDHNSIQLDQVWLSMSRSTSDESPVGFGIDLVYGATAEVLGTGFVGNGNALYVGQAYLEYENSGIKLTAGKFFTHIGYEVVDTTKNINITRGFTFNGMQPFDQIGVKLSGEAGGLSWMVGAVNGIAPNQADVDGIKDFIWQLGYGTDMVTVLFSGEYGGDAETFGGGNKDNAYILNGVVEITPSDALLAYADITYNRVDFNPNNAAAKDVKALGIAVGARAGVTDRLGLGGRFEWASIEDDLGGVHPLSGATGGPNTELLSTTGTIDFLVVDGLTARAEIQWQKVLTTTGLKRIFDDFEDDQLIVGAQLFYAF
- the purL gene encoding phosphoribosylformylglycinamidine synthase subunit PurL, whose protein sequence is MSGGDAKRSAPAEPVVDLALAREHGLTDDEYAKVLEILGRTPTFPELGIFSVMWSEHCSYKSSKKYLRGLPTRGEHVLQGPGENAGAVAIGEGLAAIFKIESHNHPSFIEPKQGAATGVGGILRDIFTMGARPVASMDSIRFGPLEDPLHQRLLEGVVDGIGGYGNPVGVATVGGETTFHRCYAGNILVNAFNLGVVEASRIFLGTASGVGNPVIYAGSRTGRDGIHGASLLASAEFDEETAEKRPTVQVGDPFTEKCLIEACLELMRGDAVVGIQDMGAAGLTCSSFEMADRAGTGIEMDLDRVPQRARDMTPYEMLLSESQERMLLVAERGREREVCEAFERWGLDAVVVGRVTDDGRMRVRWHGETVVDIPVAPVSGSAPVLDRPTREPATLRERQKLDLASVAPEEDPAGALEALLDSPNLGSKEWVYRQYDQLVQGNTVVAPGGDAAVVRVKRDDGTATRIGLAMAVDCNPRFCWLDPYEGTRAAVAEAARNVACTGARPLAATNCLNFGNPEKPEIMWEFAEAVRGLGDACEALGVPVISGNVSFYNETLGTAIFPTPTVAIVGRLDDWERHAVSHFPREGLDVVLLGETREELGGSEWLALRRGLEAGAPPHVDLDHERRLGRVLAEGVRDGVIASAHDVSNGGLAVALAECCFTARDVRTGVEVELGEPFRPDAVLFGESTGRVVASCEDASALVALAARHGVPAARIGRTGGARLVVRSARSGETWIDREVEALRSIWARAIPRRLARGGDGR
- a CDS encoding phosphoribosylaminoimidazolesuccinocarboxamide synthase, yielding MGIDLGDLRALCDKTLERTDFTNLGRRIEGKVRDSYVADGRRTIVVTDRVSAFDVVLGTIPLKGQVLNQTAAFWFDKVSGIAPHHLIEVPDPCVSIVKECRILPVEFVFRGYLTGSSSTSIWTAYERGERTYCGHALRDGMKRHERLPEPLLTPTTKAEQGEHDELASREELIASGAITAELYDEAARIGHALFRMGQEFAESRGLVLVDTKYEMGLDENGRIVVIDEIHTPDSSRYWYRDGYDRAMSRGESPPALDKEYLRLWLGERGYKGDGPPPSIPDDVRCEAARRYIETFETVTGRPFEPNVEDPLPRLARNLGAA
- the purQ gene encoding phosphoribosylformylglycinamidine synthase subunit PurQ, giving the protein MFAVIQFPGSNDDRDMVFALKSVLGADARLVWHRDATLPPGTQGVLLPGGFSYGDYLRCGAMARFSPIVADVMRFAAHGGPVLGTCNGFQILCEAGLLPGVLVRNHHLHFVCEPVHVRVENARAPFASRTRAGEVLRIPIKHGEGAYTATPEQVAALEAGGQVVLRYCEPDGRVTPAANPNGSVGNIAGITNAAGNVFGLMPHPEHAVEAAIGGTDGAKLLGSLVDFARRASA